The following are encoded in a window of Microcoleus sp. FACHB-831 genomic DNA:
- a CDS encoding GUN4 domain-containing protein: MTDPTTAALPDTSNNLLADLRLKFKSGSEKAQLQIIPELVSAGDEGLEVLMEFLAQGRSSPASCVDGKAYQALLSASSKAATEFLQTYFPKGILPLHSERSIDYTQIQQLLAAQDFQAADRLTLQKLCELAGATAVKRKWLYFTEVENFPITDLQTINSLWFVYSEGRFGFSVQREIWLSLGKNWEKLWPKIGWKAGNNWTRYPNEFTWNLTAPRGHLPLSNQLRGVRVISSLLSHPAWSSSSDGAKKGE; the protein is encoded by the coding sequence ATGACTGACCCAACCACTGCCGCTCTACCAGACACCAGCAACAACCTACTCGCCGACCTCCGCCTCAAATTCAAGTCTGGCTCTGAAAAAGCTCAACTACAAATCATCCCAGAACTCGTAAGTGCTGGGGATGAGGGCTTAGAGGTCTTGATGGAATTTTTAGCTCAAGGCCGATCCTCACCAGCAAGCTGTGTTGATGGTAAAGCTTATCAAGCTTTACTATCGGCCAGCTCAAAAGCCGCAACTGAATTTCTCCAAACCTACTTTCCCAAGGGCATATTGCCGCTGCATTCCGAGCGCAGCATTGATTACACTCAAATACAACAGTTGCTCGCCGCACAAGACTTTCAGGCAGCCGACCGCCTCACCCTACAAAAGCTCTGCGAACTAGCAGGAGCAACCGCAGTAAAAAGAAAATGGCTGTATTTTACAGAAGTAGAAAATTTTCCCATTACCGACCTACAAACAATCAATAGCTTGTGGTTCGTTTACTCCGAAGGTAGATTTGGCTTTTCCGTTCAACGGGAAATCTGGCTCTCACTGGGCAAAAATTGGGAAAAGTTATGGCCAAAAATTGGCTGGAAAGCTGGCAATAACTGGACGCGATATCCCAACGAGTTTACCTGGAATCTAACCGCACCCAGAGGCCATCTGCCCCTCTCAAATCAGCTGCGGGGCGTGCGGGTAATTTCCTCTTTGTTGTCTCATCCAGCGTGGTCTAGCTCTAGCGACGGGGCTAAAAAGGGCGAATAA
- a CDS encoding adenylyltransferase/cytidyltransferase family protein, with amino-acid sequence MISGVYTLSEIEEAIARYSDRWRPLVFTNGCFDLLHVGHVRYLQVAKSLGRSLIVGLNSDDSVRTIKPNKPGLPARPIVPEQQRAELLAALKPVDGVVIFHSSTATSLIEALKPEIYVKGGDYSLETLPEAPAVQAYKGQIQLVKVEIPTSTTGIINRILRPDG; translated from the coding sequence ATGATTTCCGGCGTTTATACATTGAGCGAAATAGAAGAAGCGATCGCACGATACAGCGATCGGTGGCGACCCTTGGTTTTTACCAATGGCTGCTTCGATCTGCTCCACGTCGGTCACGTGCGGTACTTACAGGTGGCTAAGTCCTTGGGGCGATCGCTCATCGTCGGTTTAAACAGCGATGACTCAGTGCGTACCATCAAGCCAAACAAACCAGGATTACCCGCCCGACCCATTGTGCCAGAGCAACAGCGTGCTGAACTTCTCGCCGCCCTAAAGCCAGTTGATGGGGTAGTAATTTTCCACTCATCTACAGCGACTAGCTTAATTGAAGCCCTCAAACCCGAAATCTACGTCAAAGGAGGCGACTACAGCTTGGAAACGCTGCCGGAAGCACCAGCCGTTCAAGCCTACAAAGGCCAAATTCAGTTGGTCAAAGTAGAAATTCCCACCTCGACTACAGGAATTATTAACCGCATCCTGCGCCCAGACGGGTAA
- a CDS encoding response regulator transcription factor: MKRILVVDDDNTLRVVLTRFLQNQGYQVQDVSSGIEGLTVFEHNPPDLVVSDVIMPDMDGIEFCRRLRATREGQLVPFIFLSGQGELEDRIQGHSIGADDYLTKPFEPRELVAKIEAQLERSRRINAEMVRLMQHLGAGSMASATPNKAETAASASSSSPPQSLPLTPAEQRVFWEVIQGFTNKQISDRLFISPRTVQTHLSNILSKLDLENRSQLVRFAFERGYRPPADGEK, from the coding sequence ATGAAAAGGATTTTAGTCGTTGACGACGATAACACCCTGCGAGTAGTCCTGACCCGCTTCCTACAAAACCAGGGATACCAAGTTCAGGACGTTAGTTCAGGAATCGAGGGATTGACCGTTTTTGAGCATAACCCGCCGGATCTGGTAGTTTCTGATGTGATCATGCCAGATATGGACGGGATAGAGTTTTGTCGTCGCTTGCGCGCGACCCGTGAGGGGCAATTGGTGCCGTTTATATTTTTGTCTGGTCAAGGAGAACTCGAAGATCGGATTCAAGGGCACTCGATAGGGGCGGATGATTATTTGACAAAACCATTTGAACCGAGGGAATTAGTAGCGAAAATTGAAGCGCAGTTAGAGCGATCGCGCCGCATCAATGCTGAGATGGTAAGGTTAATGCAGCATTTAGGTGCGGGTTCTATGGCCTCGGCCACACCCAATAAGGCGGAAACAGCGGCATCTGCTTCGTCTTCATCTCCCCCTCAGTCGCTGCCGTTGACTCCAGCAGAGCAAAGAGTGTTTTGGGAGGTTATACAGGGTTTTACTAATAAACAAATTAGCGATCGCTTGTTTATCAGCCCCCGCACGGTTCAGACGCATCTGAGTAACATCCTCAGCAAGCTAGATCTAGAGAATAGGTCGCAGCTGGTACGTTTTGCCTTTGAAAGGGGATACAGACCACCCGCAGACGGTGAAAAATGA
- a CDS encoding NADP-dependent isocitrate dehydrogenase — MYEKIAPPELGDRITFQNGEPIVPDNPIVPFIRGDGTGIDIWPAAQKVLDAAVAKAYGGKRQISWFKVYAGDEACEKYGTYQYLPEDTLQAIREYGIAIKGPLTTPVGGGIRSLNVALRQIFDLYSCVRPCKYYAGTPSPHKNPEKLDVLVYRENTEDIYLGIEWRQGSEIGDKLIKLLNTELIPATPEHGKKQIPLDSGIGIKPISKTGSQRLVRRAIQNALRLPKQKQQVTLVHKGNIMKYTEGAFRDWGYELATTEFRAQCVTERESWILGNKERNPNITLEENARQIEPGYDALTAEKQAKICQEVEQVLNAIGETHGNGQWKDKVMVNDRIADSIFQQIQTRPDEYSILATMNLNGDYLSDAAAAIVGGLGMGPGANIGDQCAIFEATHGTAPKHAGLDRINPGSVILSGVMMLEFMGWQEAADLIKQGIGAAISNGEVTYDLARLMEPPVDPPLKCSEFADAIITHFNR, encoded by the coding sequence ATGTACGAGAAAATAGCTCCTCCAGAATTAGGCGATCGCATCACCTTCCAAAATGGCGAACCCATCGTCCCTGATAACCCCATCGTTCCCTTCATCAGGGGAGACGGCACGGGAATCGACATCTGGCCTGCCGCCCAAAAAGTCTTAGACGCCGCAGTAGCAAAAGCTTATGGCGGCAAGCGGCAAATCAGCTGGTTCAAAGTTTACGCCGGAGATGAAGCCTGCGAAAAATACGGCACCTACCAATACTTGCCCGAAGACACCCTGCAAGCCATCAGAGAATACGGCATTGCCATAAAAGGCCCCCTCACCACGCCAGTTGGAGGAGGCATCAGGTCGCTAAACGTAGCACTGCGCCAGATTTTTGACCTATATTCCTGCGTTCGTCCCTGCAAATATTACGCAGGCACGCCCTCTCCTCACAAAAACCCGGAAAAACTAGATGTCCTCGTCTATCGCGAAAACACAGAAGACATCTACCTGGGAATTGAGTGGCGTCAAGGCAGCGAAATTGGCGACAAACTGATTAAACTGCTCAACACTGAGTTAATTCCAGCAACACCAGAACACGGTAAAAAGCAAATCCCCCTTGATTCTGGTATCGGCATCAAGCCAATTAGTAAAACTGGCTCCCAGCGTCTAGTGCGCCGTGCCATACAGAATGCCTTGCGCTTACCCAAACAAAAGCAGCAGGTGACTTTGGTACATAAGGGCAACATTATGAAGTACACCGAAGGCGCTTTCCGAGATTGGGGGTACGAGTTAGCTACTACTGAATTTCGGGCGCAATGCGTTACGGAACGCGAGTCTTGGATTTTGGGCAACAAAGAGCGCAATCCCAACATCACATTAGAAGAAAACGCCCGTCAGATTGAACCTGGGTATGACGCCCTCACTGCCGAAAAACAAGCCAAAATTTGCCAGGAAGTTGAACAAGTCCTCAACGCCATTGGTGAAACTCACGGCAATGGTCAGTGGAAAGACAAGGTGATGGTAAACGATCGGATAGCCGATAGCATTTTCCAGCAGATTCAGACACGCCCGGATGAGTATTCCATCCTCGCCACGATGAACCTGAACGGTGATTATCTATCGGATGCTGCTGCCGCAATTGTCGGCGGTTTGGGGATGGGGCCAGGAGCTAACATTGGCGACCAGTGTGCCATATTTGAGGCAACTCACGGCACGGCGCCCAAGCACGCTGGCTTAGACCGGATTAACCCCGGTTCTGTCATTTTGTCGGGAGTGATGATGCTGGAATTCATGGGTTGGCAGGAAGCAGCAGACCTAATCAAACAGGGAATTGGAGCCGCCATTTCTAACGGTGAAGTAACTTATGACTTGGCTCGGTTGATGGAACCACCCGTAGATCCACCCCTGAAATGTTCTGAGTTTGCCGATGCTATCATCACGCACTTCAATCGCTAG
- a CDS encoding LptF/LptG family permease — MTKDKPKSFNSISTLIPGFSVMDRYIAAELIMPFLFGVCLFSSVVLSVGVLFDLMRKVTESGLMMTVALQVLLLKLPQFVLYAFPMSTLLAALMTYSRLSSDSELIALRSCGVSIYRLIMPAVVLSFIVTGITFLFNERVVPAANYQANLTLDQALKKDKPDIRESNFIFPEYRRVRQPNGERTQVLTRLLYAQEVDGRGMKGLTILDWSQEGLNQIVTAQSAIWNLAQNTWDFYNGTIYLVSPDASYRNIVKFAHQQLQLPRTPLDLASQRLDYTEMNIDQLKEDMKLVRLSGDFKKVRKHEVRLQERYAFPFVCLVFGLLGSALGSRPQRTGKATSFGITVVIVLAYYSLATFSSSFGLMGILPPWMAAWTANVFGFGAGGFLLWRRSVR, encoded by the coding sequence ATGACCAAGGACAAACCAAAGTCTTTTAATTCTATATCTACGCTAATTCCTGGCTTTTCAGTCATGGATCGCTACATTGCCGCAGAACTAATCATGCCGTTTCTGTTTGGCGTGTGCCTATTTTCTTCCGTAGTTTTGTCGGTTGGTGTACTCTTTGACCTGATGCGGAAAGTCACCGAATCGGGGCTGATGATGACGGTAGCGCTGCAAGTGCTACTTCTGAAGCTGCCACAGTTCGTCCTGTATGCCTTTCCTATGTCTACACTACTGGCGGCCTTGATGACATACAGCCGTCTTTCTAGTGATAGCGAACTGATTGCACTGCGTAGCTGCGGCGTTAGTATCTACCGACTCATAATGCCCGCAGTCGTCCTTAGCTTTATTGTTACAGGGATAACTTTTTTATTTAACGAACGGGTCGTACCAGCTGCCAACTATCAGGCAAACTTAACTTTAGATCAAGCCTTAAAAAAAGACAAACCAGACATTCGGGAAAGTAATTTTATTTTTCCAGAATATCGTAGAGTACGTCAGCCGAATGGCGAACGAACCCAGGTATTAACACGCCTGTTGTATGCTCAAGAAGTTGATGGTAGAGGTATGAAAGGGTTGACCATTTTGGACTGGTCGCAGGAAGGTCTTAACCAAATTGTTACCGCCCAATCAGCTATTTGGAACCTTGCCCAAAACACCTGGGATTTTTACAACGGCACTATTTATTTAGTCTCTCCCGATGCGTCTTACCGCAACATTGTAAAATTCGCGCACCAACAATTGCAACTGCCCCGAACTCCTCTAGATTTGGCATCCCAGCGCCTCGACTACACCGAGATGAACATTGACCAACTCAAAGAGGATATGAAATTAGTCCGCCTGAGCGGAGATTTTAAGAAAGTTCGCAAGCACGAGGTTCGCCTGCAAGAAAGATATGCATTTCCCTTTGTTTGTTTAGTTTTTGGTTTGTTAGGCTCTGCATTGGGAAGCAGACCTCAACGGACTGGGAAGGCAACAAGTTTTGGTATCACTGTCGTGATAGTTTTGGCTTACTATTCATTAGCGACTTTCAGCAGTTCTTTCGGTTTGATGGGTATTCTTCCACCTTGGATGGCAGCTTGGACGGCAAATGTTTTCGGCTTTGGGGCAGGAGGATTTTTATTGTGGCGTCGCTCCGTCCGATAG
- the lptB gene encoding LPS export ABC transporter ATP-binding protein: protein MKIVLENIHKSYGKRLIVNRVNLSVSQGEIVGLLGPNGAGKTTTFYIATGLEKPDRGTVWLNETDITALSMDKRAHLGIGYLAQEASIFRHLSVRDNILLVLEQTGVPKREWRSRMDLLMQEFRLEKVGNTLGNQVSGGERRRTELARALAAGVEGPKFLLLDEPFAGVDPIAVSEIQKIIAKLRDREMGILITDHNVRETLAITDRAYIMRDGQILANGSAEELYNNPLVRQYYLGDDFQR from the coding sequence GTGAAAATTGTACTAGAGAACATACACAAGTCCTACGGCAAGCGCCTGATTGTCAATCGCGTCAACCTCTCGGTTTCTCAAGGAGAAATCGTGGGGCTGCTCGGTCCCAACGGTGCGGGGAAAACGACAACTTTTTATATTGCGACTGGGTTAGAGAAACCAGATCGGGGAACGGTTTGGCTCAATGAAACAGATATCACCGCCTTATCGATGGACAAAAGGGCGCATCTGGGAATAGGTTATTTAGCCCAAGAAGCAAGTATTTTTCGACACCTAAGCGTGCGGGACAATATTTTACTGGTGCTGGAGCAGACAGGCGTACCTAAGCGCGAGTGGCGATCGCGCATGGATTTACTAATGCAAGAGTTTCGCCTAGAAAAAGTAGGCAACACCCTGGGAAATCAAGTATCTGGGGGGGAACGGCGGCGGACAGAATTAGCAAGAGCCTTAGCTGCGGGTGTAGAAGGGCCAAAATTTTTGCTACTAGATGAACCGTTTGCTGGTGTTGACCCGATTGCCGTATCGGAAATTCAAAAAATTATAGCCAAACTGCGCGATCGCGAGATGGGAATTTTGATTACAGACCACAACGTTCGCGAAACCCTAGCCATCACAGACCGAGCTTACATCATGCGCGATGGACAAATCTTGGCGAACGGCAGCGCCGAAGAACTCTACAATAACCCCTTAGTGCGCCAATATTACTTAGGAGATGACTTCCAAAGATAG
- a CDS encoding LptA/OstA family protein translates to MMPSSQSTSLTRRGLGLGAMLTATLAGAIALPTQLTLAQTPAAGDGRALTVRSDVQEANSKTGVVTARGNVQMYYPARQIQATAAQAQYFTKERRIILTGNVYVLQQGNSLRGETITYLIDEARFVALPQNNRQVESIYLVSDPAAPTQPLAPGASPPSRKPASRTPNSR, encoded by the coding sequence ATGATGCCCTCTTCTCAAAGCACAAGTTTGACTCGGCGCGGCCTGGGTTTAGGAGCGATGCTGACCGCTACCTTAGCAGGAGCGATCGCACTTCCCACCCAACTTACCCTCGCCCAAACCCCAGCAGCAGGCGACGGACGCGCCCTCACCGTTCGCTCTGACGTTCAAGAAGCCAACTCTAAAACTGGAGTAGTCACGGCGAGGGGAAACGTGCAAATGTACTACCCAGCCCGCCAGATTCAGGCAACAGCGGCTCAAGCCCAATATTTCACTAAAGAGCGTCGCATTATTCTCACTGGCAATGTCTACGTCCTGCAACAGGGCAATAGTCTTCGCGGCGAAACCATCACATATCTTATTGATGAGGCTCGCTTTGTGGCGCTACCCCAGAACAACAGACAAGTAGAATCGATTTATCTAGTTTCCGACCCGGCTGCCCCCACTCAACCGCTTGCGCCTGGAGCGTCTCCCCCTTCCAGAAAGCCAGCCTCAAGAACCCCGAACAGTCGGTAA
- a CDS encoding DUF309 domain-containing protein: protein MVEEIPSEFWQGVEQFNAGEFYACHDTLEALWMEAGEPQKKFYQGVLQIAVGCYHLRNLNWRGSAILLGEGIGRIRNYEPVYSGIDVSNLLDKSASLLAALQQAGAENVGDFVEQLDRDNGSSLPKILRDHTNGI from the coding sequence ATGGTTGAAGAAATCCCGTCTGAGTTCTGGCAGGGTGTCGAGCAGTTTAATGCAGGTGAGTTTTACGCCTGTCACGATACTCTGGAGGCGCTGTGGATGGAAGCAGGAGAGCCGCAAAAAAAGTTTTATCAGGGAGTATTGCAAATTGCCGTAGGCTGTTATCACTTGAGAAATCTCAACTGGCGCGGCTCGGCTATTTTATTAGGGGAAGGAATCGGACGCATTAGGAATTACGAACCTGTCTACAGTGGGATTGATGTTAGCAACCTGCTCGATAAAAGTGCCAGCCTGCTAGCTGCACTGCAACAGGCTGGAGCAGAAAATGTGGGTGATTTTGTTGAGCAGCTGGATCGAGACAACGGCTCCAGTTTGCCCAAAATATTGCGAGATCATACCAATGGGATTTGA
- a CDS encoding ferredoxin thioredoxin reductase catalytic beta subunit: MNPTETENKSSEKNLEAMRQFSQTYAKRTGTYFCVDPSVTAVVIEGLAKHKDDLGAPLCPCRHYEDKEAEVAAAFWNCPCVPMRERKECHCMLFLTPDNDFAGQQQDISIEEIKSVRDSL, from the coding sequence ATGAACCCAACAGAGACAGAAAATAAATCCAGCGAGAAAAATTTAGAGGCGATGCGGCAGTTTTCCCAAACTTACGCCAAACGCACCGGAACCTACTTCTGCGTCGATCCTTCCGTAACAGCGGTCGTAATTGAAGGACTAGCCAAGCACAAAGATGACCTTGGCGCACCCTTGTGTCCCTGTCGCCACTACGAAGATAAAGAAGCAGAAGTTGCTGCTGCCTTCTGGAACTGTCCTTGCGTACCCATGCGCGAGCGTAAGGAGTGCCACTGCATGCTATTTTTGACACCAGATAATGATTTTGCTGGCCAACAACAGGACATTTCCATCGAAGAAATTAAATCAGTTCGAGATAGCCTGTAG
- a CDS encoding DUF58 domain-containing protein — MSIFNRIADWLETRACTPAYAGWLLGAIAVCFIAAAVNTMVGWLYALGGITFALLGIAAVLPVRSLRNLTVRRHSILPVTAGDKLTVEIEIENSTNQPKTLLQIQDVLPYVLGKPVQTAIENIPPYSTHNWVYEQPTERRGIYRWHAVQVRTAAPVGLFWCRRSREVPATAIVYPTVLPLSHCPIVDEIGREDSAQFSSRDRQSQAATVGLTKALRPYRIGDPTRLIHWRTSARYGELKVRELEVFTSGQEIIICLDSAAIWPTEDFEQAVIAAASMYFYACRQQLNVKLWTASTGLLQGNRVVLETLAATRAGEEGSAGATPNLPLIWLTQNPGSLNSLPTGSRWMLWPQALPDESAKLVNQYSSGLVIKTEQPLQLQLQSRGSGI, encoded by the coding sequence ATGAGCATCTTTAATCGCATTGCTGATTGGCTAGAAACTCGCGCTTGTACGCCAGCATACGCGGGCTGGCTTTTAGGAGCGATCGCCGTATGTTTTATTGCAGCCGCAGTTAATACAATGGTTGGCTGGCTCTATGCCCTCGGCGGCATCACTTTTGCCCTTCTAGGAATTGCAGCGGTTCTGCCAGTTCGCAGCCTCCGCAACCTCACGGTACGCCGTCACTCCATCCTACCCGTCACCGCAGGCGACAAGCTGACCGTTGAAATCGAAATCGAAAATTCCACCAACCAGCCCAAAACCCTGCTGCAAATACAAGATGTCCTGCCCTACGTCTTGGGCAAACCCGTGCAAACGGCTATAGAAAACATCCCCCCCTATAGCACCCATAACTGGGTATACGAGCAACCGACCGAGCGGCGGGGTATTTACCGATGGCACGCAGTTCAGGTGAGAACAGCCGCACCTGTAGGATTGTTCTGGTGTCGGCGGAGTCGCGAAGTACCAGCCACAGCAATTGTCTATCCCACAGTTTTACCCCTTAGCCACTGCCCCATAGTGGATGAAATCGGGCGAGAAGATAGCGCCCAATTTTCCAGCCGCGATCGCCAGTCCCAAGCAGCAACCGTTGGCCTCACCAAAGCACTTCGCCCCTACCGTATAGGGGATCCTACACGTTTAATCCACTGGCGCACCAGCGCTCGCTACGGCGAACTAAAAGTACGCGAGTTAGAAGTCTTCACCAGCGGTCAAGAAATTATCATCTGTCTCGACAGCGCTGCTATCTGGCCTACGGAGGATTTTGAACAAGCCGTAATTGCCGCAGCCTCTATGTACTTCTATGCTTGTCGGCAGCAGTTAAACGTTAAACTATGGACAGCTTCCACAGGGTTATTGCAGGGCAACCGTGTCGTCTTAGAAACCTTAGCAGCGACACGCGCCGGAGAAGAAGGCTCTGCCGGAGCTACTCCAAACCTACCTTTAATCTGGCTAACTCAAAATCCTGGTAGTTTAAACTCCCTACCCACAGGTAGTCGCTGGATGCTATGGCCTCAAGCTTTGCCTGATGAATCAGCCAAACTTGTAAATCAATACTCCTCTGGCCTTGTCATCAAGACTGAACAGCCGCTTCAGCTTCAACTACAATCCCGCGGGAGTGGGATATAA
- a CDS encoding type IV pilus twitching motility protein PilT: MDKINAATPLQAQAHPSNRPPMPPPPPQAQQRQQPTATPATSIKQMVKDAFTAKASDIHIRVGQVPRFRIRGQMTTAESQPKTTPEIFEYYLHEILTPIQRKNFAETKELDTAIFYPGFVRCRVNCFDSLTGGAMVLRLISLNIPSIDDLALPQVLKEIISKPQGLILVTGPTGSGKSTTMAAMIRHLNENVSKHIVTIEDPIEFVHSSQQCLVSQREVGLHTREFHDALRAVLREDPDVILIGEMRDRITINTALQAAQTGHLVLGTLHTRSAINSINRLLNMYSADEQDVMRIQITDSLVAVVAQLLLPTTDSRRVAVHDILVNTPAMREYLLKGNEDEAFRMMESDTHEGMQIMNQALYELLLAGRITIEEAEKASLDPSDLDRRIRTGGIDAAGSARDWMM, encoded by the coding sequence ATGGATAAAATAAACGCCGCCACACCGCTTCAGGCTCAGGCTCATCCTTCTAATAGACCGCCAATGCCGCCCCCGCCGCCGCAAGCGCAGCAAAGGCAACAACCAACTGCCACCCCCGCAACTTCGATTAAGCAGATGGTTAAAGATGCCTTTACTGCAAAGGCATCTGACATTCATATTCGAGTTGGACAGGTTCCCAGGTTTCGGATTCGGGGTCAGATGACAACGGCTGAAAGTCAGCCGAAAACCACGCCAGAAATCTTTGAATATTATTTGCACGAGATTCTGACGCCAATTCAAAGAAAAAACTTTGCAGAAACCAAGGAACTGGATACGGCGATATTTTATCCCGGCTTCGTGCGTTGCCGGGTGAATTGTTTTGACTCCCTGACGGGCGGCGCGATGGTGCTGCGGTTGATCAGCCTGAACATCCCTAGTATTGATGATTTGGCGTTACCGCAAGTGCTAAAAGAAATTATTAGCAAGCCCCAAGGACTAATTTTAGTCACAGGTCCAACGGGTTCGGGTAAATCAACGACGATGGCAGCGATGATTCGTCATCTAAACGAGAACGTATCAAAGCACATCGTTACGATTGAAGACCCGATTGAATTCGTTCACAGCTCGCAACAATGCTTGGTTAGCCAGCGGGAAGTAGGTTTGCACACGCGGGAATTTCATGATGCGCTACGGGCAGTGTTGCGGGAAGATCCTGACGTAATTCTGATTGGGGAAATGCGCGATCGCATCACCATTAATACAGCCCTGCAAGCCGCCCAAACCGGACACTTGGTTTTAGGTACTCTACACACCCGTAGCGCCATCAACTCAATAAACCGCTTGTTGAATATGTACAGCGCAGACGAACAAGACGTCATGCGGATACAGATCACCGATTCCCTAGTGGCTGTAGTTGCACAACTGCTGCTACCAACTACGGATAGTCGGCGCGTAGCAGTCCATGACATCTTAGTTAATACACCTGCTATGCGCGAGTACTTGCTCAAGGGTAACGAGGATGAAGCATTCCGGATGATGGAAAGCGACACCCACGAGGGCATGCAGATTATGAACCAAGCGCTGTACGAACTACTGCTCGCTGGTAGGATCACCATTGAGGAAGCTGAAAAAGCATCCCTCGATCCAAGCGACCTGGATCGCCGCATTCGCACCGGAGGAATTGACGCCGCTGGCTCGGCGCGGGACTGGATGATGTAA
- a CDS encoding S1C family serine protease — protein sequence MRLERLLVSAFSTCLMCVPLAVSVPIKPALAQFRGEEQIGIDVYKIVSPAVVTISVGEGIGSGSIISPEGLVITNFHVVRAARGGQVAVRTSNGKRYAGQVIGADPNNDLALVRMATQERFPTVRLANSAGIQVGQRVYAIGSPFGLSGTFTTGILSRVGRNGDLQTDAAINPGNSGGPLLNSRGELIGVNKAILSAGGQGNIGIGFATSAVIARDFIQQNRNRKIPDSIAMRRAPSGPRLGVSVDSGSMVIVNIEPGSIAANLGFRPGDQLVAINGRRLTSVDQLQAFLETRPSSAIFTVARNRRLGNVRVRF from the coding sequence ATGAGACTTGAACGCTTGCTGGTGTCTGCTTTTTCTACTTGTTTGATGTGCGTTCCTCTGGCAGTCAGCGTTCCTATTAAACCTGCACTCGCCCAATTTAGGGGTGAAGAACAGATAGGCATCGATGTCTACAAAATCGTTAGCCCTGCTGTTGTCACCATTAGCGTAGGTGAAGGTATAGGTTCTGGCAGTATTATTAGCCCTGAAGGGCTTGTTATAACTAATTTCCACGTTGTTCGGGCAGCTAGAGGCGGTCAAGTTGCCGTAAGAACAAGCAATGGCAAACGTTACGCAGGCCAGGTAATAGGGGCTGATCCGAATAATGATTTGGCTCTGGTGCGAATGGCAACGCAAGAGCGTTTTCCTACCGTGCGTCTGGCAAATTCGGCTGGCATTCAGGTAGGCCAACGGGTTTATGCTATTGGCAGTCCCTTCGGATTGTCGGGAACGTTTACCACAGGCATTCTTAGTCGCGTCGGTCGCAATGGAGATTTGCAAACGGATGCAGCAATCAATCCAGGTAATTCGGGCGGTCCGCTATTAAATTCACGCGGGGAATTGATTGGCGTAAACAAGGCTATTTTAAGCGCTGGAGGACAGGGAAATATTGGGATTGGGTTTGCTACAAGTGCGGTTATTGCTAGAGATTTTATTCAACAAAACCGTAACCGAAAAATCCCCGATTCAATAGCTATGCGTCGAGCGCCTTCGGGGCCACGCTTGGGGGTTAGTGTTGATTCTGGGAGCATGGTGATTGTAAACATAGAACCAGGTTCAATTGCTGCGAACTTGGGATTTCGACCCGGAGATCAGCTAGTAGCTATCAATGGTCGGCGTCTAACAAGTGTTGACCAATTGCAGGCGTTTTTGGAAACACGTCCGAGTTCAGCTATTTTTACTGTGGCTCGAAATCGCCGCTTAGGAAATGTTCGCGTGCGGTTTTAA